The following proteins come from a genomic window of Crassostrea angulata isolate pt1a10 chromosome 1, ASM2561291v2, whole genome shotgun sequence:
- the LOC128188939 gene encoding chromatin assembly factor 1 subunit A-A-like isoform X5, giving the protein MEKVEEVDPQEVFRQLVLDAIKTAFELVTVNGEININVDNIFPLMKTLQLNPNDEPIMDMIRTACIDTYGNINELEWDDKVIEQRRQAAGDDFEEDIKSAFSLIDKDADGVITTSDIYELMMGLGEMMTDEEIAEFIKTADLDNDGQINYRDFRIFLLGDTGEPFEEPVREEPKQETIAEGDENKQEGGDEKKEGEEEKKEEEVKKEEPKKPELSAEEKAKRERRKALMMGYTMKIQAEEKKRQEELRIQEEKRKEEERIKQEKEEEERKREEEKRQEEEKRKEEERRKVEEEERQRKKEEMEKENLEMEHRGKRDSGIGSESDLDFNRPGSGIISVTVKHTAAENGETEDVFESQSASGSAKRPSSSRPMSATPSVSIAEDVTIIDDDSEHEFGEVADDFQRMRTSSARSRLLSGKSRVSSGCSRLSKIRESGAGSSISELTDLNLSKNMDSMALSDDEEPIKNNKFTHSLSDRQSYYIQNFDSRHGYCEIGTNDDQENDVSVTQYSKYETAPLFVKYNNGFPVRQLQRCKSASKIQTIKKLEQCILRRQNTDSNINMEAIRQANETSRHPVIKTNANGLVCSHINMKLLVKPDDKEDFSSYSRTLTRRPKTAPVLRNSRPRNEEPELDENNNKIVNVVDLSESLYTESMGYPETPDLSLKHSGYKSVWPLARVKSARNSKINNGKNIELNSISRRLERVEVPFTRPKSAFEFSCGPKHDYNGQSFRKKSQRAIITLELPYCQQNNIKRMSRLSKMAHSKPQRA; this is encoded by the exons ATGGAAAAGGTGGAAGAGGTGGACCCACAGGAAGTGTTCAGACAACTCGTGTTGGACG cCATTAAGACAGCGTTCGAGTTGGTCACAGTCAATGGAGAAATCAACATTAACGTGGATAACATATTCCCCCTGATGAAGACCCTGCAGCTGAACCCTAACGATGAGCCCATCATGGACATGATCCGCACGGCCTGCATCGACA CCTATGGCAACATTAACGAGCTGGAATGGGACGATAAGGTGATAGAGCAACGACGACAGGCGGCCGGGGACGACTTCGAGGAGGACATCAAGTCCGCCTTCAGCCTGATCGACAAGGACGCTGATGGCGTCATCACGACGTCAGACATCTATGAGTTGATGATGGGGCTGGGGGAGATGATGACGGATGAAGAGATCGCGGAGTTCATCAAGACGGCTGACCTCGATAACGACGGGCAGATCAACTACAGGG ATTTTCGAATATTTCTTCTGGGTGACACCGGTGAACCTTTCGAGGAACCAGTAAGAGAGGAGCCCAAACAGGAAACAATCGCCGAGGGGGACGAAAATAAGCAAGAAGGGGGCGATGAAAAGAAAGAAGGGGAGGAAGAGAAAAAGGAGGAGGAGGTGAAAAAAGAGGAACCAAAGAAACCCGAATTATCTGCAGAAGAAAAGGCCAAACGAGAACGGAGGAAAGCTTTGATGATGGGGTACACAATGAAAATTCAAGCCGAGGAAAAGAAGAGACAAGAAGAGTTGCGAATTCAGGaggaaaaaagaaaggaagaagaGAGAATAAAACAGGAGAAGGAAGAAGAAGAACGAAAGCGGGAAGAAGAAAAGAGGCAGGAAGAGGAAAAGAGAAAAGAAGAAGAGCGACGGAAAGTGGAGGAGGAGGAAAGACagagaaagaaagaagaaatgGAAAAGGAGAATTTAGAAATGGAACACAGAGGAAAACGTGATTCTGGAATCGGAAGTGAGAGTGATTTAGACTTCAACAGGCCAGGTTCTGGGATTATCTCAGTGACGGTAAAACACACTGCAGCCGAGAACGGTGAAACGGAAGATGTGTTCGAATCTCAATCAGCATCCGGGTCGGCAAAGCGCCCAAGCTCTTCCCGCCCTATGTCAGCAACTCCCAGCGTAAGTATCGCAGAAGACGTCACTATTATTGATGACGACTCCGAGCACGAGTTTGGGGAGGTTGCAGACGACTTTCAGCGGATGAGGACGTCCTCAGCCAGAAGTCGCCTGTTGTCTGGAAAGAGTCGAGTGTCCTCAGGGTGCAGCAGACTGAGTAAAATTCGGGAGAGCGGTGCCGGAAGTAGTATATCCGAACTGACTGATTTAAATTTGTCTAAAAATATGGATAGCATGGCTTTGTCAGATGACGAAGAACCTATCAAGAACAATAAGTTCACGCACAGTTTGAGCGACAGACAATCTTATTATATTCAGAACTTTGACTCGCGTCACGGTTATTGTGAAATAGGGACAAACGACGACCAGGAAAATGACGTTTCTGTGACGCAATATAGTAAGTACGAAACAGCTCCGCTATTTGTGAAATACAATAACGGATTCCCTGTGAGACAATTACAACGCTGTAAGTCGGCAAGTAAAATACAGACCATCAAAAAACTAGAGCAGTGTATACTAAGGCGACAAAATACTGACTCAAACATAAATATGGAGGCAATACGACAGGCCAATGAAACGTCTCGTCATCCTGTTATAAAAACAAACGCAAACGGTCTAGTGTGTTCTCATATAAACATGAAACTTTTGGTGAAGCCGGACGATAAGGAGGATTTCTCCAGTTACAGCCGAACTTTGACCCGGAGGCCAAAAACCGCGCCCGTCCTGCGGAACTCGCGGCCCCGGAATGAGGAACCGGAACTGGAcgaaaacaataacaaaatcgTCAACGTGGTGGACCTGTCTGAGTCACTGTACACAGAGAGCATGGGGTATCCCGAGACCCCCGACCTATCCCTGAAACATTCCGGATATAAGTCGGTTTGGCCACTGGCAAGGGTGAAATCTGCGAGAAACAGTAAAATTAACAAcggtaaaaatattgaattaaactCAATATCACGACGACTTGAACGGGTTGAAGTTCCTTTCACACGCCCAAAGTCGGCGTTTGAGTTTTCTTGTGGTCCAAAGCATGATTACAATGGGCAGAGTTTCAGAAAGAAAAGCCAGCGCGCCATTATAACTCTAGAACTACCGTACTGCCAGCAAAATAATATAAAGCGCATGTCGCGACTGTCCAAAATGGCGCATAGTAAGCCCCAGCGGGCCTAA